TGTGTTCTTTCTACTtgtggccagctgccctctcttatagacggcgcccagcctcatctctcttcacCTCACAAGATGAtgctaaatgtcaggaaaccagcagcatctacacgaaaggCCACCTGGGCCATAGCTtatcaagctcatcggtttaacccccacctgcaaagtcaatcatttgatagtttttggatcatccgaataaatctttgttactcaaaagaaaaatctgaataaatctttaaaataaaatactacatctattctaaaaagattaataaaattattctgactcagttcgagttcatgtttctataatatgcacttgttaattattatatgcacttgaacttgatcatgtatgcacttagtcatgcacttggtctacgggtcggtattccgtattgagttttggtatatcgaccgtgttcgacataaatccgctcaaattggttcgttttcgaaattctcgataattcgtaagttcgcgttcgttttcgtatccggttttaccgttttcgctttcgttttcgtatttcaaatgtaaaagtaaaaaacaatttaggagtttttcgaccgtttccgaccgttttcatccttaactGTCATGATGAGCACTCATCTTGGCACGAGGATAGCTGCAAGTCCACCTGTTTACATGCTTTGATGTTTTGTTTCAATGTTATATCTATGTTCTGCAAAAAGCCTGACAACCGGGTTCTCAACCATCAGTTTAAGCCGGTGTCAACTATCGTGCAATTCTGGAGGGCAGTAGGAGCCAAGCACCTTAGGTTCCCAGTTGATTTTCCCTATTGCAAGTAGTAAAAGCTAGCGTATCTTGTTTCTGTTACGTTAGTTGTTCCTTCTAGCAAGTAACCGACTTGTGCTCTTTTATGTCATGCTTGGGGATTTTAGCTGAACAGACCTAGCTGTTTTATGactttttttctcaaacacgcaGGAGAGGTGCTTATCATTGCATTAACAGAAGAGactcaaacacacacacacaacccaCTGTTAAGCCATTTATATAACAAACTGACCTAGAAACTTAACCACCCGAGCTAGGATTTAGAAATGAAAGACCCTTAAACACCAGCCATGAACCAAAGATGGGATTCCTCCCCAGAGAAAATCAGTAGGTATTGGCAGCAGGACTATTGCAGCCTGTAGATCGGTTACCTTCTGGTTGCACTGCATTAATCTTGTTCCAGGATTGGACGACATTGGCGGCGAGCGGGCGGCCTCGACGGAGGCATTGCGGCCGAGATCATGGACCGCACCACAGCCGAGAGTGGACGACGTTTCCGGCGACGGAGGCAGCGCAGACAAGGACGACACGCCTGAACCCGGCCTAAACCCTCACAAGTTAGCATCTATACTTTGGTCCTTAGTTTATTTTAtattgagttaaatgcaccagagatccattaacttgtgagtaagtttcagttgagtccatcaactttcaaagtagctttttgggtccataaacttttaaaatggtccactgcagtccatacctatttatttaaccttaaattcaaagcacatttgtagaaaaccccttcCCACACGCATGCAGGTGCGCAGAGAGCCCTGGACACGCGGAGGATCTGCTCGCTTGAGGCGTCCGGGTTGATGTACGTCCTGTAGATGTCGTAGGTGCAGAGGGAGGAGACGGCCACCAGCTCGGCCGAGTCGGCCGATGTTATAGCCATGAAGAGCATGGTGAGGAGCAGGACGGAGCCGGACTTGCCCATGAGCGCGGTGGCAGTGGCGGGCGGGACAAGCCCCTTGGGCGCCTCGGCTGCCGTGATGGGGAGGTCCAGAGCGAGCGCGCCGAGCCCCAGCGAGGTGGCCAGCGAGAAGGGCACAGCCACCCGATCCGCGTGGGCGCCGTCTTCGCCTCGGGCTTCCTCCGCGCCATCCGCTTCCTGGAGCAGCCCAGGCAGCGCCTGTGCCGGGACATCCGCAGCGGCATGCTAGACGCTAAGGCGGTCACGGACCGCGCCGTGCGCGCCGCCGTTGAGCAGCGGGTGCTCCTCCGAGCCGACCCGGCGCTCGCCGACGCTGTCGAAGCCGAGTGCGCCAGGCCGTCGTGGCAGGGGATCATCCGGAGGGTGTGGCCCAACACCAAGTACATCGACGTCATCGTCACCGGCGCCATGGCGCAGTACATCCCGCAGCTGGAGTTCTACGGCGGCGGGCTGCCGCTCACGTGCACCATGTACGCTTCATCCGAGAGCTACTTCGGCATCAACCTCAACCCCATGTGCAAGCCTAGCGAGGTCGCCTACACCCTCATCACCACAATGTGCTACTTCGAGTTCCTCCCCTGGCCACACCCCGACGACGCCGCCGGCGAGCCCGACCAGCGCGACCTCGTGGACCTTGTCGACGTCAAGCTCGGGCACGAGTACGAGCTCGTGGTCACCACCTACTCAGGTTGTACGCACTGTGTGCCTACTGATAGATGACAAGTTCAGTGTTGTGCAGTGACACTAACAACGCTAGCTGTGCAACCATGTGACCCTCAGGGCTGTATCGCTATCACGTGGCCGACGTGCTGCGCGTGGCCGGGTTCAAGAACCAGGTGCCCATGTTCAACTTCCTGTGCTGCAAGAACGTGGTGCTGAGCATCGACTCCGACAAGACAGACGCGGCGGTGAGCGGCGCGGTGCAGCACCTGGCCCCGTTCGGCGCGTCGCTGTTGGAGTACACGAGCTACGCGGACGCCGGGACCATCCCAGGCCACTACGTGCTCTTCTGGGAGCTCCGCCTCCGCACCACCGCCGCGGGCGGGGCCACGACGATGACGCCCGTGCCGGCGTCGGTGTTCGAGGACTGCTGCCTGGCAGTGGAGGAGGCGCTCAACAGCGTGTACCGCCAGGGCcgcaccgccaaccactccatcGGTCCGCTGGAGATCCGGGTGGTGTCGGACGGCAGCGGCTGGTGTTGAGATCCGCGGACTCGACGTGCATCGGGTGGCTGGACGTGCAGCGGGCAGGGTCGGTGGTGTACGTAGGTTTCCAAGCGAACACGTTGACATGCTCGCTTAGGAagctgacgagcacgtcttcctatttaggatcgagGTCGGCCCCGATCCAAGCAGTCTTAAACTAGTTGCTGGGGACAAGGACCACTTCCTTCACCTGCTTGGACTTGGTTGATGCTCTGGCGGCCTCCATGGTTGGGATCTCTAGCTCCTCTGGAGAAATCTGCTGTGAAGTCATGAGGCAGTCCTGTAGGCGGATGGAGATGTCAGTAGCCTCGGCGAGCGCAAAGCTTTCCTTTCTGTAGGAGTAGGTGATGTTGAGATTGGCGTGCAGGGAGAGGACCCCCTGCTCCAtcggcatcttcagcactaggtACGCGTAGTGCAGCACGGCCATAAACTTGGCAagagctggtcggccaaggatggcatggtatgCTGTGTTGAAGTCGGCAACCaggaagttgatgtagtcgacGTAGAAGTGCTTGGCGgtgctgaactgtactggtagtGTAATCTGTACTAGAGGTAGGGACGCTTTTCTGGTAATGATCCCCCAGAACGAAGAGTCCATGGGGTGAGATCTTCCTTCTTGAGCCCTAGCTCGGCTAGAGACCCAACGAACAAGATGTTGAGGGCGCTGCCaccgtcgatgaggaccttctggaAGCGCACGTCCTTGATGATGGGATCCAGGACAAGCGGGAAATGCCCTAGGTATGGGATGTCCGACTACTAGTCGGCCCTGGAGAAGGTGATTGGGTGCTCCGACCAGTCGAGGTAATTGGGATCAGCAATGGGGCCGTTGTATGTAGCGATTGACAAGACGCGTCGGGCCACAAGCTTCTGCTCACGCTTGTCCTCGAAGACAGCTCTCCCACCGAAGATAGTGGCGACCGTCTTGGCGGCATCCTAGTAGACATGGCCCTTGCTCTTGTCTCGATCTTCGTCTTGGCCGTCTTCGATATCGTCATCGTTGCGCCATGGCCTTTTTTATGGTTCACCACAGAATGCTTTGTTCAGGCCTCTGCACTCTCCcatggtgtgcttggcatccttgtggataggACATGGATCGTCCATGAGTTTGGCATAGTCAGTGTCATAGGTGCGCTTAGCGCAGGTGTTAGCGACATTGATGGAGTTGTCAGGACTGCGACGATGGCCTTGTCTGCCTCTCGAGCCCTCCGGGCGGTCGTCACGCCGGTTCTCGCGGTCGTCTTGGCGATGATCACGATCATCATAGTGGCGGTCGCGGTCATCGTGGCGATGGTCATGATCGTCGTAGAGGCAATCATCATCGCAGTGATGGTGGCGATCAAGACAAGCAGCCCATTTagcttcctcggcgtcggtgtagccatttTCTATTTGTGCCACTTGTGGTATAGCTTTCCGTGGAGTTGTTCGTGTTGTAGCCCTTTGGTGAACGTAGCGATGGCCTCAGCGTTGCTGATGTTGGGGACGGAGTTCCTCGTGTTCGAGAAGCACCTGATGAAGTCACGTAGGGACTCCCTGAAGGTTTGGCGAAGCTTCTCTAGGTCATACTTGGTGCCGGGCTGCTCGCACGTGGCCATGTAATTCTCGGTGAAGACCTTTTTGAGGTCGTCCTAAGATCGGATGGAATTCTCCCACAGGCTGAGAAGCCAGTTGTTCGCAGACTGGATGAGCATGATAGGCAGGTAGTTTGCCATGACATTTTCACTTACATCCATAGCTCTCACGGCAATCTTGTAAAGAGTTAGCCACTAGGTGGGCTTTGCCTTGCCGTCGTATGTGTTGACCCCAACGATCTTGAAGCCCGTAGGCCATTCAACGGCTCGGAGCCTTGCTGCGAAGGGTCAGAGTCTGAAGCCAACAATGGGGGCGATGTGTGGTGCTCGGGGTGAAGCAGGTGCTCCGTGCTCTTCATTGAACCACCATCGGCATTCCATCTCAGCCTCAAATAGCGTGGACCTATTGTTCTCGATGCGACCTCGTACGTCGAGATTAGCATTGATGAGCTCTTGGGCATCGTGCgggggttgattgacctcctaATTGGCATCGTGGTTGCCAACCTGGCCTCCCTGGGGGCACAGAGGGCGCCCGTCTTGGTGTGAATGTCCTTCATAGTTGCCCCAGGATCCTCTATAGAGATAGGGGCAACCATCCTAGTGTCGAGGGTGCTTGGCACCTTGAAGTTGACTTTCTTTGTTGCAGCCAGAGTGATGGCTACGAGCTGACTGGTCGAATAAGATATGTCGGGGTTTCAAAACTCATTGACCTAGACTTGAGCTGCTATGATATGCGCTCGGACCTTCTCGGCCTCTGGAGTTTGAGGAAGTTTCTAGAGCTCATTGAAAGCAATGGCGAGATTGGCGCATGGGGTCTGGTGGACCGGCTGGTCGCCCACCATGTCAAACTCCTCCTCCAGATTATGGCCATGACGTGGTGGGCCATGTGCATCCTCGTCGGCCCCGTGGGCCGCTTCTATATCTCGACGACATTGGCGATCGACGTTCTTCGCTAGGCGAGCATTGCGCTCGTCGGAGGTTTCGCCATCCCTGGTGGCGCTATCGTGGATGACGTGG
This sequence is a window from Miscanthus floridulus cultivar M001 chromosome 10, ASM1932011v1, whole genome shotgun sequence. Protein-coding genes within it:
- the LOC136489149 gene encoding probable indole-3-acetic acid-amido synthetase GH3.4; protein product: MQDGAGLAHERGGSGGRDKPLGRLGCRDGEVQSERAEPQRGGQREGHSHPIRVGAVFASGFLRAIRFLEQPRQRLCRDIRSGMLDAKAVTDRAVRAAVEQRVLLRADPALADAVEAECARPSWQGIIRRVWPNTKYIDVIVTGAMAQYIPQLEFYGGGLPLTCTMYASSESYFGINLNPMCKPSEVAYTLITTMCYFEFLPWPHPDDAAGEPDQRDLVDLVDVKLGHEYELVVTTYSGLYRYHVADVLRVAGFKNQVPMFNFLCCKNVVLSIDSDKTDAAVSGAVQHLAPFGASLLEYTSYADAGTIPGHYVLFWELRLRTTAAGGATTMTPVPASVFEDCCLAVEEALNSVYRQGRTANHSIGPLEIRVVSDGSGWC
- the LOC136489150 gene encoding uncharacterized protein; the encoded protein is MDSSFWGIITRKASLPLVQITLPVQFSTAKHFYVDYINFLVADFNTAYHAILGRPALAKFMAVLHYAYLVLKMPMEQGVLSLHANLNITYSYRKESFALAEATDISIRLQDCLMTSQQISPEELEIPTMEAARASTKSKQVKEVVLVPSN